Part of the Vibrio sp. SCSIO 43137 genome, GAGAAGATCTCGGTGGTTCACTAGATGCTGATGCAGATATCACTGCCAGCCTGATTCCGGCAGACGCACAGAATGTTGCCACCATTATCACCCGTGAAAAAGGGGTTTTCTGCGGACAAGCCTGGGCTGACGAAGTGTTTAAGCAGTTAGGCGGTACTGTCTCTATCGAGTGGCATGTACAGGATGGCGATGCAGTAGAGCCAAACCAGACCCTTTGTACCCTGTCCGGCCCTTCCCGTACTCTTCTGACCGGAGAGCGCAATGCAATGAACTTTATTCAGACCCTATCCGGCTGCGCGACAACAACATCCGTCTATGCAGCGCAACTAGAGGGAACAGATTGTCGTCTTCTGGATACACGTAAAACCATTCCCGGCCTGCGCAGTGCATTAAAATACGCTGTAGCCTGTGGCGGCGGCTTTAACCATCGTATCGGTGTTTTTGATGCTTATCTGATAAAAGAGAACCACATTATCGCCTGTGGCGGCATTGAAAAAGCGGTACAGACAGCTAAACAGCTCAACCCGGGCAAACCGGTAGAGATCGAGACCGAATCGCTTGAAGAGCTAAAACAAGCCATTGATGCCGGTGCCGACATTATTATGCTGGATAACTTTACTAAGGATATGATGCGTGAAGCGGTGAAGATTAATGGCGGCCGCGCAGCACTGGAAAACTCTGGTAATATTACCCTTGAAACCATTCGTGAATACGCAGAAACCGGCGTTGATTACATCTCTGTAGGTGCGCTAACCAAGCACCTGAAAGCGATGGATCTCTCCATGAGATTTAAGTAATTCTCCGGCTCAGGGAGCCCCTCTCCCTGAGCTTATTTCCGGCTCACGATCCTTACACTGTTTTAACCTGCTCGTATTCTGCTACAAACTGTTTAACTCCCTGCGGCTAAATATCTCTTACCAGTCGGAATTCACGCTGATCTCTATTTTCCTTCTTTAACGCTCTTTCTATGCTCTGACTTCTGTTTATCTGCTCAGGAGCGACTATGTGTAACAAGAAGCGGCAAGGATTCACCCTTATTGAACTGATGATAGTTATTACTATTATCGGTTTACTATCTACCTTTGCTATACCTGCCTATCAGAGCTACCTGAAAAAAGGCGAAATAACCTCTGCCATGGCAACCCTCAGGGCTCTGATTACGCCTGCAGAGATATTGTATCTGGAACACGGCAACCTATCAGGAAAGAACACACTGAATGATCTTGGCAGCTCCGCCAACGCCAATCCACTCGGCACCATCGCTATATCAAAGGGAAACAGCCTTACCTTCACCTTCGATAAAAGCAATCAGTTTTCCAAACAGAGCAAACTCACTTATCAGCGAACAGCAACAGGCTGGCAATGCACCCGCCACAAAATAGAGACTAAGCTAAAAGGCTGTCCTGAACAGAAGTAGCCGCTATGACAGAGAAAACGCCAGACTTAGTATTATCAGCCAACATGCTTAACAGTGATCCTGTCAGCCAATATCTGCTTAAGATAGTAATGGATGCTGTATCTGACGGAGCTTCCGATATCCACTTCGAGCCCTACCAGCATTGCTATCGCATAAGAGTACGCTGTGACGGGATCCTGATTAACAGAGAAACTCCGCCCACTCACTTCACCAGACGATTTGCCTCTCTTATTAAGGTACTGGCTAAAATGGATATCTCAGAGAGCCGCCTGCCGCAGGATGGCCACGTTCAATTGCAGTTGAGTCACGACAGCACTCTGGATATGCGGGTATCGACACTACCCTGCCAGTGGGGAGAAAAACTGGTACTCAGACTGCAGGATAAAAAGGCCTCTGCTTTTTCCGTCAATGAACTGGGGTTTAACCGGCAACAACAGAAATTATTTCTGAAGGCAATAAAACACTCTCAGGGTATGGTCATTATTACCGGCCCTACCGGAAGCGGAAAAACCGCCACCCTCTATACCGCTCTGGATATTCTTAACCGGGAGGAGCTGAATATCTGCACCGCAGAGAACCCTGTAGAGATAGATATCAGCGGCATTAATCAGGTAGAGGTAAATGAAAAAACAGGCCTGAGTTTCTCTTTAGCTCTGAAGAGCTTTCTCAGACAAGATCCTGACATCATTATGCTGGGCGAAATCCGCGATAATGAAACGGCGGCTATAGCAATAAAATCAGCTCAAACCGGACATCTGCTATTAACCACCCTACACAGCAACTCAACCGTAGAAGCGCTAGGGCGCCTTAGCAATATGGGCATTTCATCATTTAATCTGCTTGAGTCACTGATTCTTGTCATAGCTCAGAGACTGGTACGGCGCTTATGTCCCAGTTGCAAAACGACCAGCTCCCTGTCAGAGCAGCAGTCACAAGCATTAGGTTTCAAAAGTGATAAAGCAATTTTTCGCGCCAACGCTTCCGGCTGCGAGCAGTGTAAAGCAGGCTATAAAGGACGTATTGGTCTGTTTGAAATGCTCTGGCTGGATCAAGAGTTAAAAAGCGCCATCCGGCAAAATATCCCTCCTTCACAGCTTTGTGCTATTGCACAACAACAAGGAATGCAGACATTAAAAGAGAGTGCTTTCTACTTAATTGCAGATGGCCTTACTAGTCTGGATGAAATACAACGTGTTATTGATATTGAGGAGTGTTAGATGCCCCCGACGGAAACTCACTCTTACAACTTTGTCTGGAAAGGTACAGGTTCAACGGGCTCCCCCGAATCCGGCACTGTATTAGCACAAAACCGCACAGACGCAATTATTAAACTAAACAAGCGTCATATTCGTGTGCAGGCTATTAAACAGCAACGCAAGCCACTATCTTCTCGCCTATCAAATAAGATTAAACCGACTGATATCACTCAGGTGACTAAACAACTGGCTACTACCTTAAGCAGCGGAATACCTCTCGCTCAGTCGTTAGAGATTATTGTCAAAAACAGTAACAACCAACCTATAAAACGCCTTCTCTCACAACTACAACTAAAAATCGAATCCGGCTACTCCCTCTCTTACGCTCTGTCTGAACATAGCGCTCTGTTCGGCACTTATTTTATCAGCCTGACTGAAACTGGCGAATCGACAGGTCAACTGGACAAAGTTCTGGCAAAACTGGCCCAGCAGAGAGAGAAGAGCGAAAGACTAAGTCAAAAACTATTAAAATCCCTGCTCTATCCTACTGTTGTTCTGATAACTGCCATAGCAGTATCAGTACTGCTTCTAACTCAGGTTGTTCCGCAGTTTGCCAGCCTGTTCCACAGCTTTAATGCTGACCTTCCTCTGTTTACTCAACAAATCATCGTATTGTCCGACTGGATTCAGGCTCAGGCAGTCGTTCTCTGCCTCTGCGCAGCATTGCTTTTTATAAGCTTTATGGTGATACATCGCTATTCAGAAGTTTTCCGCTACACCCTCAGCAAATACTCACTCTCTGTTCCTGTTTATGGCAGAGCCAGCTCTGAAGCCTCACTGGCGGCTTTCAGTCACTCCCTCTCTTTAAACCTAAGCTCCGGTGTTCCCATCCTCAGAGCTGTTGAGAATGCTTCCCGCAGCAGCTATAACCGCCACTATCAGGCTCTGTTTCACTCCGCGGTAGCGGATGTATCCGCTGGTACCGCTTTGCATCACGCATTAGAACAGAAGAGCTGCTTCCCGGACTACTTCATTCAAATGATTATGATCGGCGAGCAGTCAGGCACTCTGGACGAGATGTTAGAGCGTATCTCTGAGCACTATGAACTCAGTGTCGATAATCTGGCTGATAACCTCAGCAATCTGCTAGAACCTTTTATTATGCTCATTCTTGGTGTTCTGGTCGGCGGCATCATAATTTCTATGTACCTGCCAATCTTTAACTTAATGTCGTTAATGGGATAGAATGCCTTAACTGAGTGTTTCATGAGATCCGCAATGGAAGCGTTTTATATTTATCCCTGGCTATTTCCGCTGTTTTCAGCTGTTTTCGGCCTGATTATCGGCAGCTTTTTAAACGTTGTTATTCACCGTCTTCCGATTATGATGGAACGTGAATGGAAACAAGATTGCGCAGACTCTTTTCCTGAGCTGGAGATCAAAACAGACCCCACCCCATTTAACCTGAGTAAGCCAAACTCACGTTGTCCTGAGTGTAAATCACCCGTTCAGCTTAAGGATAATATTCCGCTGATTAGCTGGCTGCTTCTCAGGGGAAAGTGCCGTCATTGCAATGCCGCCATAAGCGCGCGTTACCCTATGGTCGAGCTACTGAGCTCTCTGTTGTGTGTTGCCATTGCCCAACACTTCGGTTTTAGTGCTTTCTCTGTTGCGCTGTTATTTTTTACTTTTGCCCTGATCGCCATGACCTTTATCGATCTGGACACCATGTTACTTCCGGATCAACTCACCCTTCCCCTTACCTGGGCAGGAATATTACTCGCACTACTTGGCTGGAGTCCGGTTAGCCTGCAAGATGCCGTTATCGGTGCAATGGCGGGCTATCTCAGTCTCTGGTCTGTCTACTGGTTGTTTAAACTGGTCACGGGTAAAGAGGGAATGGGCTATGGTGATTTTAAACTACTGGCCGCCATAGGTGCATGGCTGGGCTGGCAACAACTGCCTATTGTCGTACTGCTCTCCTCCGTGGTCGGTCTGGTGTTTGGCCTGATTCAGTTAAGGCTGCAAAAAAAAGGAATAGATAAATCATTTCCTTTCGGCCCCTATCTTGCCATTGCAGGCTGGATAACCCTTATCTGGGGAGAACGGATAACGAATTGGTACTTCACCTCTGTGTTAGGGCTCTGATATGACTTATGTGGTAGCAATAACCGGCGGAATAGCCTCAGGTAAAACAACCGTAGCCAACCTATTCCATGAGCAGTTTTCTGTCGACATCGTCGATGCCGATGTCGTAGCGAGAGAAGTGGTAGAAGTAGGCAGCAAAGGGCTGTCTGAAATCAGTAAACACTTTGGTGCTGAGGTGTTGCACCCTGACGGCTCCCTTAATCGGCCAGCCCTGAGAGAGCGGGTCTTCTCTTCAGAACAGCAGAAGAGTTGGCTTAATAACCTGCTTCACCCTATGATACGCCAGAAAATGCAGCATGATCTAAGCAAGATTACTGCACCTTATGCACTTTTGGTGGTTCCCTTATTGGTTGAAAATCAACTACAATCAATGGCGGACAGAATTTTGCTGGTTGATGTCAGCCCCGAAGAGCAAATCAGACGTACAATGTCACGTGATAATGTTCCGGAACATCAGGTGAAATCCATACTGGCATCGCAGGCAGCAAGAGAAGAGCGGCTCAGATTCGCCGACGACGTAATTGTAAATGACGGTGAACATCAGCAGTTGTTATCTGAGATAGCTGATTTACATCAACTCTATTCAGAGTTAGCAACAGACTCTAAAAACTAAATCAGGAGCCAGAAAAGGTCGCAGAATGACAATTCATAAATTTGAACACCCTTTAAATGAAAAGACCCGCATCTATCTCAGAGTGGAATCTCTGCTGAGACAAATGCACCATTCTGCCAGCTTTTCCGACAACCTTCAGTATCAACAATTTTTCCGTTCTATTTTTGATCTGCTGGAGATCTTCGAACAAATCCAGTTAAAAGCTGAACTGGCAAAGGATCTGGAAAAACAGAGGCTCAACTACAAAAACTGGCTTAATGTTGATGGTGTTGATCAGGAAAAACTTCTTGCCGTACTGGAAGATATAGATTTGGTACATAAAAAGCTAATGGCTGCAGAAAGGTTTGGTAAAAGCCTGAAAGAGGAGCGCTTCTTAAGCTCTATCAGACAGCGATTTAACCTTCCCGGCGGAACGTGCTGCTTCGATTTACCTGCACTCCATTACTGGAATCACCTGCCTATTGAGCAGCGGACCCGCAATGCCCAGCAGTGGATGTCTACTCTGCAACCTCTGTCCGAGTCTCTTAACCTGTGGCTGAAATTATGCCGCGAGACAGGTTACTTTACCGAGCAAATTGCCCGTAATGGCTTTTATCAGAGTGATGCTGAAGAGGCGAATATTTTACGTCTTAATATCCCGCTGGAAGATGGCGTATTCCCAATGATCTCCGGCCACAAAAATCGTTTTGCCATTAAGTTTATGTCGTTCGAATCAGGGCAGGCATACAGTCAGGACGTAGAGTTTGAGCTGGCCATCTGCTGCTAAGCTAACCAGCCGGCTTTCATTCGATCTTAATAAAACCCTTTTAGGAAGTTATCCCCCATGTCAAAACCAACTACCGTAAAATGCCCTACCTGTCAGAAAGAGGTGATCTGGAGTGAAGAGAGTCAGTATCGTCCTTTTTGCAGCAAACAGTGCCAGATGATTGATTTTGGTGAATGGGCTGATGAAGAGAAATCTATTCCGGGTGCGCCGGATATGTCTGACTCCGATGGCTGGTCAGAAGGAAACTAAGCGACCGTCCATATAGTTCCGATAAGGTTACGCGGATAAAAAAAGGGTTCCATACGGAACCCTTTTTTCTTATGAGAATGCTGGTTATAGCATTACTTCTTAGCAAGTTTCTCTTTAATACGAGCAGACTTACCAGAACGTTCACGTAGGTAGTACAACTTGGCACGACGTACTGCACCACGGCGTTTAACTTCGATGCTATCAACCATTGGAGAGTGTGTTTGGAACGTACGCTCAACACCTTCACCGTTCGAGATTTTACGAACTGTGAAAGCTGAATGTAGACCACGGTTACGTACAGCGATTACAACGCCTTCAAAAGCCTGTAGACGCTCACGGTCACCTTCTTTTACCTTAACCTGAACAACAACAGTGTCACCTGCGCCGAATTTAGGAAGGTCTGATTTCATTTGCTCTTGCTCAAGAGCTTTGATGATGTTACTCATTTTGTAAATTCCTAGAATAAACTGATACTAATATAAATAGGTTACTTAGCTTTTGAACTCTCCGACCTGTGGTCTTTAATGAATTCTGCCAGTAATTGTTCCTGTTCGTCAGTCAGAGCTAGGTTTTCCAGGAGCTCTGGTCTTCTTAGCCAGGTACGGCCCAGCGATTGTTTCAATCGCCAGCGACGAATGTCCTTGTGGTTTCCGGATTTCAGCACCTGTGGTACCTCTTTTCCGTCTAACACTTCCGGACGCGTATAATGTGGACAATCCAGCAAGCCATTTGCAAAAGAGTCTTCCTCTGCTGACGCAAAATCCCCCAATACACCCGGTATAAACCGCGATACTGAGTCAATTAACGTCATGGCTGGTATCTCGCCACCCGTCATCACAAAATCCCCGATTGACCATTCTTCATCAATCTCAGACTGGATAACACGCTCATCTATCCCTTCGTAGCGGCCGCAAATCAACAATAAATTGTCGTTTGTTGCCAGCTCTTCAACCCCTTTCTGGTCGAGCTTGCGACCCTGAGGTGAAAGATAAATGACTTTCGTCTTTCCCGGTGCTGATTGTCTGGCTGTCTGAATGGCATCGCGCAAAGGCTGAACCATCATTAACATTCCAGGACCACCACCGTATGGTCTGTCATCGACTGTCCGATGTTTGTCGTGAGTGAAATCTCGCGGATTCCATGTCTCAACTGACAAAAGACCTTTTTTAACCGCCTGACCTGTTACTCCAAAATCAGTAATGCTGCGGAACATTTCAGGAAAAAGGCTAATTACGCCAACCCACATCTGTTCTCTCGCTCTGCTGTGGAGTTAAAATCCAGGATCCCAGTCAACTTCGATCCGTTGAGCTTGGCGATCAACTTTCTTGATCACTTGCTCTTCAAGAAACGGGATTAATCGTTCCTTTTGTCCGAAAGCGTCTTTGATATTTGCCTTCACTACCAAAACATCGTTTGAGCCTGTTTCTAACATATCGGTGACTTCACCAAGGTCGTAACCTTTAGTAGTAACCACCTGCATGCCAAACAATTCACGCCAGTAGAATTCATCTTCTGACAGTTCAGGTAATGATTCCGGATTAACAGCAATTTCGAAGTTAGTCAGAAGATGAGCTTCCTCGCGGACCTCTAAACCTTCCAGTTTAGCTACCATACCTTTGTTATGGCGCTTCCAACTCTCTACTTTATACTCAACCCAGGAGCCCTTCTGGTTAATAAACCAGGGACTATAGTCAAAAATACTTTCAGAATCGTCTGTAAAGGAGATAACTTTCAGCCAGCCACGAATACCATAGGTAGCACCAAATTTGCCAACAACTATTTTTTCGTTCTGGTTACTCATTAACTTCTTCCTTACAACGACTTAATTTTGTATTACTTACCAATTAAGCTGCTTTTTGAGCATCTTTAACTAGTTTAGCAACACGATCAGATAGTGAAGCACCTTCGCCAACCCAGTGGTTAACGCGGTCCAGGTCTAGACGCAGACCTTCTTCCTGACCACGAGCAGTAGGGTTAAAGAAACCTACTTTCTCGATGTAGCGACCAGTAGCTGCATAGCGGCTATCTGCTACTACGATTTGATAAAATGGACGCTTCTTAGCGCCGTGACGTGCCAAACGAATGGTTACCATATCGTCCTCTTTGCTTTCTCAATAATAAAATAAACCCCAAAGAAGGTACTTCCTGGGGCCTC contains:
- the nadC gene encoding carboxylating nicotinate-nucleotide diphosphorylase; translation: MKNTHNSQERLDYLKQQLPLEISRSVADTLREDLGGSLDADADITASLIPADAQNVATIITREKGVFCGQAWADEVFKQLGGTVSIEWHVQDGDAVEPNQTLCTLSGPSRTLLTGERNAMNFIQTLSGCATTTSVYAAQLEGTDCRLLDTRKTIPGLRSALKYAVACGGGFNHRIGVFDAYLIKENHIIACGGIEKAVQTAKQLNPGKPVEIETESLEELKQAIDAGADIIMLDNFTKDMMREAVKINGGRAALENSGNITLETIREYAETGVDYISVGALTKHLKAMDLSMRFK
- a CDS encoding pilin, whose amino-acid sequence is MCNKKRQGFTLIELMIVITIIGLLSTFAIPAYQSYLKKGEITSAMATLRALITPAEILYLEHGNLSGKNTLNDLGSSANANPLGTIAISKGNSLTFTFDKSNQFSKQSKLTYQRTATGWQCTRHKIETKLKGCPEQK
- a CDS encoding GspE/PulE family protein; amino-acid sequence: MTEKTPDLVLSANMLNSDPVSQYLLKIVMDAVSDGASDIHFEPYQHCYRIRVRCDGILINRETPPTHFTRRFASLIKVLAKMDISESRLPQDGHVQLQLSHDSTLDMRVSTLPCQWGEKLVLRLQDKKASAFSVNELGFNRQQQKLFLKAIKHSQGMVIITGPTGSGKTATLYTALDILNREELNICTAENPVEIDISGINQVEVNEKTGLSFSLALKSFLRQDPDIIMLGEIRDNETAAIAIKSAQTGHLLLTTLHSNSTVEALGRLSNMGISSFNLLESLILVIAQRLVRRLCPSCKTTSSLSEQQSQALGFKSDKAIFRANASGCEQCKAGYKGRIGLFEMLWLDQELKSAIRQNIPPSQLCAIAQQQGMQTLKESAFYLIADGLTSLDEIQRVIDIEEC
- a CDS encoding type II secretion system F family protein, whose protein sequence is MPPTETHSYNFVWKGTGSTGSPESGTVLAQNRTDAIIKLNKRHIRVQAIKQQRKPLSSRLSNKIKPTDITQVTKQLATTLSSGIPLAQSLEIIVKNSNNQPIKRLLSQLQLKIESGYSLSYALSEHSALFGTYFISLTETGESTGQLDKVLAKLAQQREKSERLSQKLLKSLLYPTVVLITAIAVSVLLLTQVVPQFASLFHSFNADLPLFTQQIIVLSDWIQAQAVVLCLCAALLFISFMVIHRYSEVFRYTLSKYSLSVPVYGRASSEASLAAFSHSLSLNLSSGVPILRAVENASRSSYNRHYQALFHSAVADVSAGTALHHALEQKSCFPDYFIQMIMIGEQSGTLDEMLERISEHYELSVDNLADNLSNLLEPFIMLILGVLVGGIIISMYLPIFNLMSLMG
- a CDS encoding prepilin peptidase; this translates as MEAFYIYPWLFPLFSAVFGLIIGSFLNVVIHRLPIMMEREWKQDCADSFPELEIKTDPTPFNLSKPNSRCPECKSPVQLKDNIPLISWLLLRGKCRHCNAAISARYPMVELLSSLLCVAIAQHFGFSAFSVALLFFTFALIAMTFIDLDTMLLPDQLTLPLTWAGILLALLGWSPVSLQDAVIGAMAGYLSLWSVYWLFKLVTGKEGMGYGDFKLLAAIGAWLGWQQLPIVVLLSSVVGLVFGLIQLRLQKKGIDKSFPFGPYLAIAGWITLIWGERITNWYFTSVLGL
- the coaE gene encoding dephospho-CoA kinase (Dephospho-CoA kinase (CoaE) performs the final step in coenzyme A biosynthesis.) is translated as MTYVVAITGGIASGKTTVANLFHEQFSVDIVDADVVAREVVEVGSKGLSEISKHFGAEVLHPDGSLNRPALRERVFSSEQQKSWLNNLLHPMIRQKMQHDLSKITAPYALLVVPLLVENQLQSMADRILLVDVSPEEQIRRTMSRDNVPEHQVKSILASQAAREERLRFADDVIVNDGEHQQLLSEIADLHQLYSELATDSKN
- the zapD gene encoding cell division protein ZapD; translated protein: MTIHKFEHPLNEKTRIYLRVESLLRQMHHSASFSDNLQYQQFFRSIFDLLEIFEQIQLKAELAKDLEKQRLNYKNWLNVDGVDQEKLLAVLEDIDLVHKKLMAAERFGKSLKEERFLSSIRQRFNLPGGTCCFDLPALHYWNHLPIEQRTRNAQQWMSTLQPLSESLNLWLKLCRETGYFTEQIARNGFYQSDAEEANILRLNIPLEDGVFPMISGHKNRFAIKFMSFESGQAYSQDVEFELAICC
- the yacG gene encoding DNA gyrase inhibitor YacG, with amino-acid sequence MSKPTTVKCPTCQKEVIWSEESQYRPFCSKQCQMIDFGEWADEEKSIPGAPDMSDSDGWSEGN
- the rplS gene encoding 50S ribosomal protein L19; its protein translation is MSNIIKALEQEQMKSDLPKFGAGDTVVVQVKVKEGDRERLQAFEGVVIAVRNRGLHSAFTVRKISNGEGVERTFQTHSPMVDSIEVKRRGAVRRAKLYYLRERSGKSARIKEKLAKK
- the trmD gene encoding tRNA (guanosine(37)-N1)-methyltransferase TrmD, with amino-acid sequence MWVGVISLFPEMFRSITDFGVTGQAVKKGLLSVETWNPRDFTHDKHRTVDDRPYGGGPGMLMMVQPLRDAIQTARQSAPGKTKVIYLSPQGRKLDQKGVEELATNDNLLLICGRYEGIDERVIQSEIDEEWSIGDFVMTGGEIPAMTLIDSVSRFIPGVLGDFASAEEDSFANGLLDCPHYTRPEVLDGKEVPQVLKSGNHKDIRRWRLKQSLGRTWLRRPELLENLALTDEQEQLLAEFIKDHRSESSKAK
- the rimM gene encoding ribosome maturation factor RimM (Essential for efficient processing of 16S rRNA), translated to MSNQNEKIVVGKFGATYGIRGWLKVISFTDDSESIFDYSPWFINQKGSWVEYKVESWKRHNKGMVAKLEGLEVREEAHLLTNFEIAVNPESLPELSEDEFYWRELFGMQVVTTKGYDLGEVTDMLETGSNDVLVVKANIKDAFGQKERLIPFLEEQVIKKVDRQAQRIEVDWDPGF
- the rpsP gene encoding 30S ribosomal protein S16, coding for MVTIRLARHGAKKRPFYQIVVADSRYAATGRYIEKVGFFNPTARGQEEGLRLDLDRVNHWVGEGASLSDRVAKLVKDAQKAA